The Streptomyces achromogenes DNA segment CGGTCGTCGACTGCACCCAGGCCGTCCCGGCGCGCAGGGCCGGAGCCGCCTCGCGCATCACCTCCAGGGTGGTGGGGCCGTCATAGAGCATGGTCAGGACGACGTCCGCGCCCTCGACGGCCTCGGCGGGGGCGGCGGCGACGTGCACGCGGTCCGCGGCGAGCGGCTCGGCCTTGGCACGGGTGCGGTTCCAGACGCGGACGGTGTGGCCGGCTCGGGCGATGCTGCGGGCCATCGCGGCACCCATGATGCCGGTGCCCAGGACGCTGACGCTCAGGTGGTCTGTCATGGCGTCAACCTACGTCGGCGGGTCGGCGACCGGCGCCTTTCCCGGGGCACGGCGGGCAGCCGGGTGCGGCTTCCGTCGACGGACGGGCTGATGGGCCGTCATGAGCGCGTCGGCGCGGCCGCGTCGTGCACCGCGGCACGGAGCCGCCGGCGCAGGGGGCGCGCGCCGCGCCTCACGCTGCGGTGAGCGCCCGCAGCGGGTCGTCCAGGACCGGCTGCCAGGCCAACTCGGCCGCGCCGACCAGGCTGTTGTGGTCGAGGGAGCAGGCGAGGATCGGCACCCCGCCGCTGTGGCCCCAGAGGCTCCGGTCGGTGACGACCGCGCGGAGCCGGTCGGGGTCGGCGGCGAGAAGGGTGCGGTGCAGTCCGCCGAGGATGATGCGGTCGGGGTTGAGGATGTTCACCAGACCCGCCAGGCCCAGCCCCAGCCGGTCGATCAGGGCGTCCACGGCCATGCGGACGACCGGGTCGCCGTACTCCTCGCGGATCAGCTGGTTGGCCTGCTGCAGCAGGGAGCCCTCGGGGCCGGGCTGCCGGCCGGCGGTGTTCAGCAGGGCGAGCGGGTCGGCCTCCACGTCGAGGCAGCCGCGGCTGCCGCAGTAGCAGGCACGTCCCTCGGGGTTGACGGTGAGGTGCCCGACCTCCAGGGCGAGTCCCGAACTGCCCGTGTGCAGACGACCGTCCAGCACGAGCGCGCCGCCGACGCCCCGGTGCCCGGTGGCCACGCACAGCAGGTCACGGGCGCCACGCCCGGCCCCGTGCCGGTGTTCGGCCAGGGCGGCGAGGTTGACGTCGTTCGCCGCGAACGCGGGGCCGGTGACACCGGCGGCGCGGATC contains these protein-coding regions:
- a CDS encoding ROK family protein; the encoded protein is MSGKADPRPAGEGTTSRARLDRGRGALGPALELVHTGRAPTRAVLTAELGVTRATAGAVAAELVALGLIRVDARPGAAAGSQGRPSHRLEVAQDGPVVLAAQVHADGFRAALVGLGGRIVATTPSCEAVDADPAKVLGAAVDAGAELLRRTGRRCVGAGLAVPSAITEPDGLALNPLHLAWPAGAPVREVFAERIRAAGVTGPAFAANDVNLAALAEHRHGAGRGARDLLCVATGHRGVGGALVLDGRLHTGSSGLALEVGHLTVNPEGRACYCGSRGCLDVEADPLALLNTAGRQPGPEGSLLQQANQLIREEYGDPVVRMAVDALIDRLGLGLAGLVNILNPDRIILGGLHRTLLAADPDRLRAVVTDRSLWGHSGGVPILACSLDHNSLVGAAELAWQPVLDDPLRALTAA